The Peribacillus sp. FSL P2-0133 genome has a segment encoding these proteins:
- a CDS encoding substrate-binding domain-containing protein has translation MKKLLFVYALLSIAFLLYLKDFQSREATANLNETKGLQGQIDEKYVMVTFQAGTDYWKKILKGFEDAGQALNVSVEYRGAAQYDVKEQITVLEQVIARKPSGIALSAIHPDALDVTIYKAIDAGIPVVLFDSDAPKSNAYTYIGTNNVNAGVTAAHELAHIINQNGKVAVVTIPNQQNQINRLKGFQETIQKQYSDIDIVAVEDGRGDQLVSEQVVMDLLTEQPDLKGIFVTEANGGVGAGKAALQLKKDKDIKIVSFDTDKQTLDMVKEGTIAATLAQGTWNMGYWSLNYLFYLKHGLIKLPSDPYANNMLPEMDTGITVVTKKNVDSYYAE, from the coding sequence ATGAAAAAGCTATTATTTGTATATGCTTTATTAAGCATTGCTTTTCTACTATATTTAAAAGATTTTCAATCACGTGAAGCAACGGCCAATCTGAATGAAACAAAAGGACTGCAAGGCCAAATAGATGAGAAATATGTCATGGTAACCTTCCAGGCAGGGACTGATTATTGGAAAAAGATTTTAAAAGGATTTGAGGATGCAGGGCAGGCACTTAATGTTTCCGTTGAATATCGTGGGGCAGCGCAATATGATGTGAAGGAACAGATCACCGTTCTTGAGCAGGTGATAGCGAGAAAACCATCGGGGATTGCGCTTTCTGCTATCCACCCAGATGCACTGGATGTAACCATATATAAAGCCATTGACGCAGGAATTCCTGTTGTTCTATTTGATTCTGACGCTCCCAAAAGTAATGCCTATACATATATAGGCACAAATAATGTTAATGCGGGCGTTACAGCTGCTCATGAACTGGCGCATATCATCAATCAAAATGGAAAAGTAGCTGTAGTCACCATACCTAATCAGCAAAATCAAATCAATCGACTCAAGGGGTTTCAAGAGACAATCCAAAAGCAATATTCTGATATTGATATCGTCGCTGTTGAAGACGGTAGAGGAGATCAATTAGTTTCTGAACAAGTTGTCATGGATCTATTAACCGAACAACCCGATTTAAAAGGAATTTTTGTAACGGAAGCAAATGGCGGTGTTGGTGCAGGCAAGGCTGCTTTACAGCTAAAAAAAGACAAAGACATAAAAATTGTCAGTTTCGATACAGATAAACAAACGCTTGATATGGTGAAGGAAGGAACGATAGCGGCTACCCTTGCTCAGGGAACGTGGAACATGGGCTATTGGTCATTAAACTATTTGTTTTATCTTAAACATGGACTAATTAAACTGCCAAGTGATCCGTATGCGAACAATATGCTTCCGGAAATGGATACGGGGATAACGGTTGTGACTAAAAAAAATGTAGATAGTTATTATGCGGAGTAG
- a CDS encoding GntR family transcriptional regulator: MKNRYQSLKDLVYDYITERIQNGTLLPNHKINESVLCEKLEVSRTPVREALIQLASDNLLEYLPRKGFIVKELDTKKKLDVFRIVSVLDSLAASLSLEHITDNDIERMEDLVKKIEFSISTKNYLDYQKYQNQFHKVYIDKCNNPTLIDLLDSLQNSFVRQIYLSNNEEKLFAVLEQMNEDHKEITNYFKKRDKENLEQLIKNKHWEITHLDMI; the protein is encoded by the coding sequence ATCAAAAATAGATATCAATCATTAAAAGATCTCGTATATGATTATATAACTGAAAGAATTCAGAACGGAACCTTACTTCCTAATCATAAGATAAATGAATCGGTATTATGCGAAAAATTAGAAGTAAGTAGAACTCCTGTAAGGGAAGCTTTGATACAACTAGCTTCAGACAATTTGCTCGAGTATCTTCCTAGAAAAGGATTTATTGTAAAAGAACTTGATACCAAAAAAAAGCTAGATGTTTTTCGAATTGTTAGTGTATTGGATTCTTTAGCAGCCTCATTATCTTTAGAGCATATCACAGATAATGATATTGAACGTATGGAAGATTTGGTTAAGAAAATTGAATTTTCAATTTCAACAAAAAACTATTTAGATTATCAAAAATACCAAAATCAATTCCATAAAGTATATATTGATAAATGCAATAATCCTACATTAATAGATCTTCTTGATTCTTTACAAAATAGTTTTGTTAGACAAATTTATTTAAGTAATAATGAAGAAAAGCTTTTTGCCGTATTAGAGCAAATGAATGAAGATCATAAAGAAATTACCAATTATTTTAAAAAAAGAGATAAAGAGAATTTAGAGCAACTTATTAAGAATAAACATTGGGAAATAACTCATTTAGATATGATATAG
- a CDS encoding NADP-dependent oxidoreductase, with the protein MKALAIENYGKKPIFLDFPMPKINNDEVLVEIYAASINPLDTKIRKGELKLLLKYKMPLILGNDFSGKIVEVGTSVTKFKVGDEVYGRPRAKKMGTFTEYLSVNQEDIALKPKNLSFEEAASIPLVGLTSYQALHDILRIEKGHKILIHAGSGGVGTFAIQLAKHMGAFVATTANDGSDLVKSLGADEVINYKTEKFEHSIRDYDAVLDTIGGATLERSFVTLKKGGKIVSISGIPNGRFAKENGFSSFKKTLFSIASYKLTKQEKKHNVQYTFLFMKHSGEQLKILTEMLESEVIKPTLDKVFIFEDAQKALEYAEAGRAKGKIILKLK; encoded by the coding sequence ATGAAAGCTTTAGCAATTGAAAACTACGGTAAAAAACCAATTTTTTTAGACTTCCCTATGCCCAAAATAAATAATGACGAGGTCTTAGTTGAGATATATGCGGCAAGTATAAATCCTCTTGATACAAAAATTCGAAAAGGTGAATTAAAATTATTATTGAAATACAAGATGCCGTTAATTTTAGGAAACGATTTTTCTGGAAAAATTGTTGAAGTAGGTACTAGTGTCACGAAGTTTAAAGTCGGTGATGAGGTATATGGTCGACCTAGAGCAAAAAAAATGGGAACTTTTACTGAATATCTCTCTGTTAACCAAGAAGATATTGCATTAAAACCTAAAAATTTAAGTTTTGAAGAAGCCGCCTCCATCCCTCTAGTCGGATTGACATCCTACCAAGCTTTACATGATATTCTGCGAATTGAAAAAGGACATAAAATATTAATACATGCAGGGTCAGGGGGAGTAGGAACATTTGCTATCCAACTTGCAAAACATATGGGTGCTTTTGTCGCAACTACAGCTAATGATGGTAGCGATTTAGTAAAATCTCTTGGCGCTGACGAAGTTATTAATTACAAGACAGAAAAGTTCGAACATTCGATTCGTGACTACGACGCAGTTCTTGATACCATTGGGGGGGCGACGTTAGAGAGATCATTTGTAACATTAAAAAAAGGAGGAAAGATTGTTTCTATATCTGGAATCCCGAATGGACGCTTTGCTAAAGAAAACGGATTTAGCTCATTTAAAAAAACCTTATTTTCAATTGCAAGTTATAAACTTACGAAGCAAGAAAAAAAACATAATGTCCAATACACGTTTCTTTTTATGAAGCATAGTGGAGAGCAGTTGAAAATTTTAACAGAAATGTTAGAGTCAGAAGTGATTAAGCCTACACTTGATAAAGTTTTTATTTTCGAAGATGCCCAAAAAGCATTGGAGTATGCAGAGGCGGGAAGAGCAAAAGGGAAAATAATACTTAAATTAAAATAA
- a CDS encoding cystathionine gamma-synthase family protein, translating to MSENNFKDVQDGTKAVWAGEKESLAYNATQVPVVLSVAYNYDDVDEWQEVALGNKPGYTYNRMANPTVQALEEKVRILEGAEKAVGFSSGMAAISSTLYTFLRPGDRVVSVKDTYGGTNKIFTEFLPNLDVDVTLCNTGNHKEIEAEVVKGCKVLYLESPTNPTMKVTDIERIARVGKSVGALVIIDNTFATPINQNPLQLGVDIVVHSATKFLSGHADALGGIVCGSKKLMKKVYHYREINGATMDPWSAYLILRGMKTLKLRVRQQEKSAMEIAKYLQKKKLVEAVYYPGLEAHPHHDIAKKQMRGFGGILSFVLKDEMKAIKILLSKLKYANKAGNLGAVETIYGPARTTSHVECTIEERKALGIPEGLVRISVGIEDTEDLIADLEQAFSYLESNYPVSCS from the coding sequence ATGAGTGAGAATAACTTTAAAGATGTGCAAGATGGAACAAAAGCGGTATGGGCAGGAGAAAAAGAATCTCTTGCTTATAATGCAACCCAAGTTCCTGTAGTTCTTAGTGTAGCCTACAATTACGATGACGTAGACGAATGGCAAGAAGTTGCCCTTGGAAATAAACCTGGTTATACCTATAATCGAATGGCAAATCCAACTGTTCAAGCTCTGGAAGAAAAAGTAAGGATACTCGAGGGGGCAGAGAAAGCTGTAGGTTTTTCATCAGGAATGGCTGCTATTAGTAGTACATTATATACATTTCTAAGACCAGGAGATCGGGTTGTATCAGTTAAAGATACTTATGGAGGAACCAATAAAATTTTTACTGAATTCTTGCCCAATCTTGATGTCGATGTGACATTGTGTAATACCGGAAACCATAAAGAAATTGAAGCTGAAGTGGTCAAAGGGTGTAAAGTGCTATATTTAGAGTCTCCTACTAACCCTACTATGAAAGTTACTGATATTGAGAGGATAGCGAGAGTCGGAAAATCAGTAGGTGCATTAGTTATCATAGATAATACGTTTGCTACTCCAATTAATCAAAATCCTCTTCAATTAGGAGTTGATATTGTAGTCCATAGTGCAACTAAATTCTTAAGTGGACATGCAGATGCATTAGGTGGCATAGTATGTGGCTCTAAAAAATTAATGAAAAAAGTCTATCATTATCGTGAAATTAATGGAGCAACTATGGACCCATGGTCTGCCTACCTTATTTTAAGAGGGATGAAAACGTTAAAGCTTCGTGTACGGCAACAGGAAAAAAGTGCAATGGAGATTGCAAAGTATCTACAAAAGAAAAAGCTTGTTGAAGCAGTTTATTACCCGGGATTGGAAGCGCATCCACATCATGATATCGCAAAGAAACAAATGAGAGGGTTCGGTGGGATATTAAGTTTTGTATTAAAAGATGAAATGAAAGCTATCAAAATTTTATTATCAAAATTAAAATATGCAAACAAAGCTGGAAACCTTGGAGCCGTTGAAACTATATATGGGCCTGCAAGAACGACTAGCCATGTTGAATGTACTATTGAAGAGCGTAAAGCCCTTGGTATCCCAGAAGGTTTAGTTCGTATCTCTGTAGGTATCGAAGATACAGAAGATCTTATAGCAGATTTAGAGCAAGCTTTTTCTTACTTAGAATCCAATTACCCTGTTAGCTGTAGTTGA
- a CDS encoding glycerophosphodiester phosphodiesterase family protein — MGLTVESTIASFSHALEMGVNTLELDVQITEDHQAVVTHDRKISGRNCKDTSPAFASDPEFPYVGKYIKDLTLAQIRTMDCGTNTKPEYPEQQPSTGAKMPLLSEVIDLVKQYKANKVWMNIETKVEAGASWETAPREEFVQIVAQHVREAGLLDRVSIQSFDWGALMRMKEVEPSLPVVALTNGPQFLQPGQPGASPWLGGIDIDDFGGDLVAAAKSFGADAISPVHGFPQNGKITDENYVPYVTKDMVEDAHKSGMKVIPWLINDMPTMNKLIDDGVDGVITDYPDRLREVMEERGFKLPKGYKAPKS; from the coding sequence ATGGGGCTTACTGTCGAGTCGACCATTGCATCGTTCTCCCATGCACTTGAAATGGGTGTGAATACACTTGAGCTTGACGTACAAATCACAGAGGACCACCAGGCTGTTGTCACGCACGATCGCAAAATTTCGGGAAGAAATTGTAAGGATACAAGCCCTGCGTTCGCTAGTGATCCAGAGTTCCCTTACGTAGGCAAGTATATAAAGGACCTAACTCTTGCTCAGATCCGCACGATGGACTGTGGCACAAATACCAAGCCTGAATACCCAGAGCAGCAACCAAGCACAGGCGCTAAAATGCCGTTACTGAGCGAGGTTATCGACCTTGTGAAGCAATACAAAGCCAATAAGGTGTGGATGAACATTGAGACAAAGGTAGAGGCTGGTGCATCGTGGGAGACAGCTCCACGTGAAGAGTTCGTACAAATCGTCGCTCAACACGTTCGCGAGGCAGGATTGCTTGACCGCGTTTCAATTCAAAGCTTTGACTGGGGCGCGCTTATGCGTATGAAAGAGGTAGAGCCAAGCTTACCTGTCGTTGCATTGACCAATGGTCCGCAATTCTTACAGCCAGGCCAACCGGGGGCTTCACCGTGGTTGGGTGGAATCGACATCGATGACTTCGGTGGAGACCTTGTGGCGGCAGCCAAATCGTTTGGCGCGGATGCAATCTCCCCTGTTCACGGCTTTCCACAAAACGGCAAAATCACTGACGAGAACTACGTACCTTATGTAACAAAGGACATGGTGGAGGATGCGCACAAGTCAGGCATGAAGGTCATCCCGTGGTTAATCAACGATATGCCAACGATGAATAAGCTTATTGACGACGGAGTCGACGGAGTCATCACCGACTACCCAGACCGTCTGCGTGAGGTCATGGAGGAGCGTGGATTCAAACTGCCTAAGGGCTATAAGGCACCGAAAAGTTAG
- a CDS encoding alpha/beta hydrolase, with product MTNFKIPTESEFIEADGTRYAYRKFGTQDGIPVVFLVHFRGTMENWDPNMLEPIAHTRPVILFDNKGVGETDGLTPTTIADMAKDTATFIKTLGLEQVDILGFSIGGMVAQELALQEGDLVRKIIMAGTSPESGINPNPEIFERMNRHGGTEEDGINDFMFFFYEQTETSKSAGMASLQRIFNQKKVNSSEQVKGAQLQAIAKWAKQKSNHNYEWLQNIKHPVLVTNGVNDVMVPTKNSYILTEKLPKAQLIIYPDSGHGHLFQFPELFAEHVNSFLDSNSYSKGVFI from the coding sequence ATGACAAACTTTAAAATACCAACAGAATCAGAATTTATTGAAGCGGATGGAACTCGTTACGCATATAGAAAATTTGGTACACAAGATGGTATACCAGTAGTATTTCTTGTTCACTTTAGAGGAACGATGGAAAACTGGGATCCAAACATGCTTGAACCTATTGCACATACACGCCCAGTAATCTTATTTGACAATAAAGGGGTTGGTGAGACCGATGGACTAACGCCTACTACAATTGCTGATATGGCAAAAGATACAGCAACATTTATAAAGACTCTTGGATTAGAACAAGTTGACATTCTTGGTTTTTCCATTGGTGGCATGGTTGCACAAGAGCTAGCTTTGCAAGAAGGAGATTTAGTAAGAAAAATTATTATGGCAGGTACTTCGCCTGAATCTGGTATTAATCCAAATCCAGAGATTTTTGAAAGAATGAATCGTCACGGCGGAACGGAAGAAGATGGAATAAATGATTTTATGTTCTTTTTCTACGAACAAACCGAAACAAGTAAATCTGCAGGAATGGCTTCACTACAAAGAATTTTTAATCAGAAAAAAGTAAACAGTTCAGAACAAGTAAAAGGGGCACAATTACAAGCCATTGCAAAATGGGCTAAACAAAAATCTAATCATAATTATGAATGGTTACAAAACATCAAACACCCTGTACTTGTTACTAATGGTGTTAATGATGTGATGGTACCGACTAAAAACAGTTATATCTTAACAGAGAAATTACCCAAAGCACAGCTGATTATATATCCTGATTCTGGTCACGGGCATCTGTTTCAATTTCCAGAACTTTTTGCAGAACACGTAAATTCATTTCTTGATTCTAATTCTTATTCAAAGGGAGTATTCATATGA
- a CDS encoding TetR/AcrR family transcriptional regulator, whose amino-acid sequence MARSKEFDEKAVLRKAMELFWEQGYEKTSMQDLVDHMGIHRRSIYDTFGDKRSLFLASLNHYEEFIVNEMESIISSTSSIKQAIRDVFIFILNSIEQYPKGCLSVNAAIELSLLDKEIGCIVTKMFNRTEDMFNNLIKRGQTSGELSKEIDSDNTSRFLHNNLVGIRVLIKTNYNKKELEGIITLALSVLD is encoded by the coding sequence ATGGCTAGAAGTAAAGAGTTTGACGAAAAAGCAGTATTAAGAAAAGCAATGGAGCTTTTCTGGGAACAGGGTTATGAAAAAACATCCATGCAAGATTTGGTGGATCATATGGGGATACACCGCAGGAGTATATATGACACATTTGGTGACAAGCGTTCATTGTTTTTAGCTTCCCTTAATCACTATGAAGAGTTCATCGTCAATGAGATGGAAAGCATAATTAGTAGCACTTCATCCATTAAACAGGCGATACGTGATGTTTTTATTTTCATACTGAATTCCATTGAACAATACCCCAAAGGTTGTCTATCAGTAAATGCAGCCATTGAATTATCTTTGTTGGACAAAGAAATTGGATGCATAGTTACAAAAATGTTTAACCGTACTGAAGATATGTTTAATAACCTTATAAAACGGGGCCAAACTAGTGGAGAGCTATCAAAAGAAATCGATTCTGATAACACATCTCGTTTCTTACACAACAATTTGGTAGGTATAAGAGTACTAATAAAAACTAATTACAATAAAAAAGAATTAGAAGGCATCATCACTCTAGCACTTTCAGTGTTGGACTAG
- a CDS encoding tyrosine-type recombinase/integrase, with amino-acid sequence MTSKEEILDNKQILHSFAKWLMGQNKSDGTIKTYVGVISQLLQWFKDEAEEIEKSHVQTYLDDMEQSNKSGGTIEKHYSAITMFSRFLDKPEIVLNIDRKAKEKKEDPPKALNMLEQAALLKEIEASGHFRNIAIVYTMIHTGIRVSELCDLNHSDIQKEGERQYILIRDSKGDIDRKIPLSMTASEKIRAYKEFLNMETEAIFISSVNQRITPRSVQYMLTKYNATPHKLRNTFCQTLIDKGIDLQTVSKLMGHKDLNMTKRYIVEGKEELESAIENTFDNL; translated from the coding sequence ATGACCAGTAAAGAAGAAATCCTGGACAATAAACAAATTCTTCATTCTTTTGCGAAATGGTTAATGGGTCAAAATAAATCCGATGGTACGATTAAAACCTATGTGGGAGTCATCTCCCAGCTTCTTCAATGGTTTAAAGATGAGGCGGAAGAGATTGAAAAATCCCACGTCCAAACCTATTTAGATGATATGGAACAGTCAAATAAGAGTGGAGGAACGATTGAAAAACATTATTCAGCCATTACCATGTTTTCCAGGTTCCTAGATAAACCCGAAATCGTCCTCAACATCGATCGTAAAGCAAAGGAAAAGAAAGAAGATCCGCCAAAAGCCCTGAACATGCTTGAGCAAGCTGCTCTCCTAAAAGAAATCGAGGCCTCTGGGCATTTCAGGAATATTGCTATTGTCTACACAATGATTCATACGGGTATCCGGGTGTCCGAACTTTGTGATTTGAACCATAGTGACATTCAAAAAGAGGGAGAAAGGCAATATATCCTCATCCGGGATTCAAAAGGTGATATAGACAGGAAGATTCCACTCTCCATGACTGCTAGTGAAAAGATCAGGGCATACAAGGAATTTTTAAATATGGAAACAGAAGCCATCTTCATATCCAGTGTGAATCAGCGCATAACGCCAAGGTCCGTGCAATATATGCTGACTAAATATAATGCGACTCCCCATAAGCTGCGGAATACGTTTTGCCAAACATTAATCGATAAGGGGATAGACCTTCAAACCGTTTCAAAATTGATGGGGCATAAAGATTTGAACATGACCAAACGTTATATAGTAGAAGGAAAAGAAGAATTGGAATCAGCCATTGAAAATACTTTTGATAATTTATAG
- a CDS encoding type 1 glutamine amidotransferase family protein, translating to MKIKKVYLYVFNTMSDWEYGYLIAELNSGRYFKKDLAPLKVITVGANKEIITTMGGLSIKPDISLDECNFDSKDLVILPGGNTWGEAIHQPILKKIGEALKLGTIVAAICGATEGLANMGYLDSRKHTSNSLEYIKMVCPNYKGENFYEMEPVVTGENLVTASGVAPLEFAMEVLKKLDVFAPDTLHSWYNLNKTHKLEYFFQLMNSINK from the coding sequence ATGAAAATAAAAAAAGTTTATCTATATGTATTTAATACAATGTCAGACTGGGAATATGGATATTTAATTGCTGAACTAAATTCAGGAAGATATTTCAAAAAAGATTTAGCACCTTTAAAAGTAATTACAGTAGGAGCGAATAAAGAAATTATTACTACGATGGGGGGACTGAGTATAAAACCAGATATTTCCCTTGATGAATGTAACTTTGATAGTAAAGATCTTGTAATTCTACCTGGAGGGAATACTTGGGGAGAAGCTATTCATCAACCTATCTTGAAAAAAATTGGCGAGGCTTTAAAGCTTGGCACTATTGTTGCTGCTATTTGTGGTGCAACTGAGGGACTAGCGAATATGGGGTATCTAGATTCTAGAAAGCATACAAGCAATAGCTTAGAGTATATTAAAATGGTTTGTCCTAATTATAAAGGAGAAAATTTTTATGAGATGGAACCTGTAGTAACTGGTGAAAATTTGGTTACTGCATCAGGAGTAGCTCCTTTGGAATTTGCGATGGAAGTACTGAAAAAATTAGATGTATTTGCACCAGATACATTACATTCGTGGTATAACCTAAATAAGACTCACAAACTTGAATACTTCTTCCAACTAATGAACTCAATAAATAAGTGA
- a CDS encoding cache domain-containing protein has translation MTLKKIISLEINELPIRYKIIALLLIISIVPSIGFGSLISLAVDKIIEKQVTENTLQLIGQANKSLESYVENMQDISYFISMNPEVIDFLRKDENQETVNQYEIEQFLQAFTTVNPEIAGILLIDNKGNYISNELYPRNIHSLIGYKNTKSNSRLSKESIKVNLFSIYSCSILQSTNGCFTSLPGADQQLLFLCNYRGRIVP, from the coding sequence GTGACTTTGAAAAAAATAATTTCATTAGAAATAAACGAATTACCGATTCGTTATAAAATCATAGCGCTGCTGCTGATCATAAGTATCGTGCCCTCCATAGGTTTTGGTTCTTTAATTAGTCTTGCCGTTGATAAAATTATCGAGAAACAAGTGACGGAAAATACTCTTCAGTTAATAGGTCAGGCAAACAAATCATTAGAATCGTATGTAGAAAATATGCAGGATATCTCTTATTTCATCTCAATGAATCCGGAGGTTATTGATTTTCTTCGAAAAGATGAAAATCAAGAAACAGTTAATCAGTACGAAATAGAGCAATTTTTGCAGGCTTTTACAACCGTCAACCCTGAAATTGCCGGAATTCTTTTAATAGATAATAAGGGTAACTATATCAGTAATGAGCTGTATCCTCGTAATATCCATTCTTTAATAGGTTACAAAAATACGAAGAGCAATTCAAGGCTTTCCAAAGAAAGTATAAAGGTTAACCTGTTTAGTATATATAGCTGTTCTATTCTTCAATCAACTAACGGGTGCTTTACTTCATTACCAGGAGCTGATCAGCAGCTCCTTTTCTTATGCAACTATAGGGGCAGGATAGTTCCATAA
- a CDS encoding alkene reductase, which yields MSRLFEKVRIGNIDLKNRIGMAPMTRSRALPDGTPSDLVAEYYGQRASVGLIISEGTQPSDDGQGYTNTPGIYTENHIKGWKKVTSKVHSEGGHIFVQLMHVGRVSHPDNTPHHRLAVAPSAIAPGVEIFTAEGIKEIPTPRELSELEIKDVINEFRLAARSAIEAGADGVEIHGANGYLIQQFLSENSNHRQDAYGGTIEGRSRFAIEVVKAVVDEIGAERTGIRFSPQGTLQGIDEGENSLAMYRYLISELNKLNLAYLHLMHFGNEQFLKDMRQLWDQSLLVNRPGLPLDQLSADVDNNLADVVTVGTWVLANPDFVERIQSGAPLNEPDKNTLYAGGKEGYTDYPFLK from the coding sequence ATGAGCAGATTATTTGAAAAAGTTCGTATAGGAAACATTGACTTAAAAAATCGTATAGGTATGGCTCCGATGACTAGAAGTAGAGCTTTACCAGATGGTACGCCGAGCGATTTAGTAGCAGAGTACTATGGTCAGCGTGCTTCAGTCGGTTTAATTATAAGCGAAGGAACCCAACCTTCAGATGATGGGCAAGGCTACACTAATACACCTGGTATTTATACAGAAAATCATATTAAAGGGTGGAAAAAAGTAACTTCTAAAGTTCATAGTGAAGGCGGTCATATTTTTGTTCAGCTTATGCATGTGGGACGTGTATCACACCCTGATAACACACCTCACCACCGCCTAGCAGTTGCACCGTCAGCTATTGCACCTGGTGTAGAAATTTTCACGGCAGAAGGAATAAAAGAAATTCCAACACCAAGAGAATTGAGTGAGCTTGAGATAAAAGATGTTATCAATGAGTTTCGTTTAGCAGCACGTTCAGCAATTGAAGCTGGTGCAGACGGAGTTGAAATTCACGGAGCGAATGGTTATCTGATCCAACAATTCCTTAGTGAAAACTCCAATCATCGTCAAGATGCATACGGTGGTACGATTGAGGGTCGTTCTCGATTCGCTATTGAAGTAGTTAAAGCAGTTGTTGATGAAATAGGAGCAGAAAGAACAGGCATCCGTTTTTCTCCTCAAGGAACACTGCAAGGCATTGATGAGGGGGAAAATAGCCTTGCGATGTATCGCTATTTAATAAGTGAATTAAATAAGCTTAACCTTGCATATCTGCATTTAATGCACTTTGGAAACGAGCAATTCCTAAAAGATATGCGTCAACTTTGGGATCAATCACTTCTTGTTAACCGTCCAGGTCTTCCTCTAGATCAACTTTCGGCTGATGTAGATAATAATCTTGCAGATGTTGTCACAGTAGGCACTTGGGTACTAGCTAATCCAGACTTTGTAGAACGGATTCAATCAGGTGCTCCCCTAAACGAACCTGATAAAAACACGCTCTATGCAGGAGGAAAAGAAGGTTATACAGATTATCCTTTCTTAAAATAA
- a CDS encoding endonuclease/exonuclease/phosphatase family protein, whose product MLKKLFILLLSMIPMFSYSSETHATELPMFERGNETDIKVMAYNIHHGEGTDAILDLKRIADIIKTSGADIIGLQEVDNHFSERSNFEDQAKWLANYLGMHYAYGANLDYEPLQEGEHRRQYGTAVLSKYPILSAENHLLTNIPYPVNPTEQRGLFDTVINVRGNHVHFYNTHLDNKRAEQRDLQIREILDIAKQKEGTSIFVGDFNATPESSEILKMTAQYKDVFAELGQNDDFTIPVDKPDRRIDYIFTSEDVKIRTGEVINTNASDHLPITAELVLKKNLPFNNGIGNN is encoded by the coding sequence TTGCTTAAAAAATTATTTATTTTATTGCTGTCCATGATTCCTATGTTCTCGTACAGCAGTGAAACTCATGCCACAGAACTACCAATGTTTGAAAGAGGTAATGAGACTGACATTAAAGTTATGGCTTATAATATTCATCATGGAGAGGGCACAGATGCCATTTTGGATTTGAAAAGAATTGCAGACATTATTAAAACATCGGGTGCTGATATCATTGGTTTGCAAGAAGTAGATAATCATTTTTCCGAGAGAAGTAATTTCGAAGATCAAGCGAAATGGTTGGCAAATTACTTAGGAATGCATTATGCATACGGTGCAAATCTTGACTATGAACCTTTACAAGAAGGAGAACACCGTCGCCAATACGGAACGGCCGTGTTAAGTAAATATCCTATCCTTTCTGCCGAAAATCATCTGCTCACTAATATACCATATCCAGTAAACCCTACAGAACAGCGCGGTCTTTTTGATACTGTGATTAACGTAAGAGGAAATCATGTTCACTTTTACAATACGCATCTTGACAATAAAAGAGCTGAACAGAGGGATCTACAAATCAGGGAGATACTTGACATTGCAAAACAAAAAGAAGGAACAAGTATCTTTGTAGGAGACTTCAATGCTACACCTGAAAGCTCAGAAATTCTAAAGATGACTGCACAATATAAAGACGTATTTGCTGAACTCGGTCAAAATGATGACTTTACCATTCCTGTAGATAAACCAGATCGTCGCATCGACTATATTTTCACTTCTGAAGATGTCAAAATTAGGACTGGGGAAGTTATAAACACTAATGCATCTGATCATTTACCAATTACAGCAGAGTTAGTACTGAAAAAAAATTTGCCATTTAATAATGGGATAGGCAATAATTAG